A single region of the Plasmodium malariae genome assembly, chromosome: 7 genome encodes:
- the PmUG01_07033800 gene encoding conserved Plasmodium protein, unknown function, translating to MVKKILAVVLCFLHFNHCEILKGVYEPSFNRFLQSKINVLTWLTNVLYPSESPKYFKKHLDYRGCREYFLKPSYEPIDLNKGWLQTNNWSVHNEDAIIEYAGKDSCREPNHPFPFGWLDKRMTTRTSLIKKDFFCKKTIAQLEVQMNDAQTCGLIFRIIGERNYWGLLIDNKILKLVRVKDGELIVLKEFRELKIKKDEWYVLFAQEVIKDIKIKAGKYGDLSVDYLRKHQDESEYSENKQGAVGLLANKGNCKFRNIILRGKKWSGEYEKLKSSKGSLLYDLDDIELLYENMKDWCPKAALCSKNKYETANFQE from the exons atggttaaaaaaattttagcaGTTGTATTGTGTTTCCTACATTTTAACCACTGCGAAATATTAAAGGGAGTTTATGAACCTTCTTTTAACAGATTTTTGCAAAGCAAAATTAACGTCCTCACGTGGTTGACTaatgt gCTATATCCATCTGAAAGTCccaaatatttcaaaaagcACTTGGACTACA GGGG TTGTCGTGAATACTTTTTGAAGCCCTCATACGAGCCAATTGATCTGA ATAAGGGATGGCTACAAACGAATAATTGGAGTGTACATAATGAAGATGCCATAATAGAGTACGCAGGAAAGGACAGCTGCAGGGAACCG AATCATCCCTTTCCTTTTGGGTGGCTTGACAAAAG aATGACCACTCGAACTTCTCTAATTAAAAAGGACTTTTTTTGTAag AAAACGATAGCCCAGTTGGAAGTTCAAATGAACGACGCCCAAACGTGTGGATTAATTTTTAGAATCATAGGTGAACGAAATTATTGGGGGTTGCTAATTGATAACAAGATACTCAAACTCGTCCGCGTCAAGGATGGAGAATTAATAGTGCTGAAGG AATTTagagaattaaaaataaaaaaagacgaATGGTACGTTTTATTTGCTCAAGAAGTTATAAAagacataaaaattaaggcGGGGAAATATGGAGATCTTTCTGTTGATTATTTGAGGAAACATCAGGACGAATCAGAATACAGTGAAAATAAGCAG ggGGCAGTTGGCTTATTAGCAAATAAGGGAAATTGCAAATTCAGGAAcatt ATCTTGCGGGGAAAGAAGTGGAGCGGGGAGTACGAGAAATTGAAAAGCTCGAAAGGTTCCTTATTATACGACTTGGATGAtatagaattattatatgaaaatatgaaag aCTGGTGCCCGAAAGCCGCCTTGTGTTCGAAGAATAAATACGAAACAGCTAATTTTCAGGAGTAA